A window of Streptomyces armeniacus contains these coding sequences:
- the sigM gene encoding RNA polymerase sigma factor SigM → MTDDAARAPAPDAPAPDDRELLARHVAGDPDAFGEIVRRHRDRLWAVALRTLGDREEAADAVQDALISAYRAAHTFRGQSAVTTWLHRITVNACLDRVRKAASRRTSPTDDTERLEQLLDPQESASAPAERQDLNRQLLAALAQLPAEQRAALVLVDMQGYPVAEAAAVLDTAVGTVKSRCARGRARLLPLISHLRPDGSVRETPQADDGGNPSPGASVPSSRNIRKGIRGSDAVKGGGGTGT, encoded by the coding sequence GTGACCGACGACGCTGCACGCGCCCCTGCCCCGGACGCCCCCGCACCGGACGACAGGGAGCTGCTGGCACGCCACGTCGCGGGGGACCCCGACGCGTTCGGCGAGATCGTACGGCGCCACCGCGACCGGCTGTGGGCAGTGGCCCTCCGCACGCTCGGGGACCGCGAAGAGGCCGCCGACGCCGTACAGGACGCGCTCATCTCGGCGTACCGCGCCGCGCACACCTTCCGCGGCCAGTCCGCCGTCACGACCTGGCTGCACCGCATCACCGTGAACGCCTGCCTCGACCGCGTCCGCAAGGCCGCCTCCCGGCGCACCTCGCCCACGGACGACACGGAGCGCCTGGAGCAGCTCCTCGATCCGCAGGAGTCCGCCTCCGCACCCGCCGAACGGCAGGACCTCAACCGGCAGCTCCTCGCCGCGCTCGCGCAGCTGCCGGCGGAGCAGCGCGCGGCCCTCGTCCTCGTCGACATGCAGGGCTATCCGGTCGCCGAGGCAGCCGCGGTCCTCGACACCGCGGTCGGCACGGTCAAGAGCCGCTGCGCCCGCGGGCGCGCCAGACTGCTCCCGCTGATCTCGCACCTGCGGCCGGACGGTTCCGTACGGGAGACTCCGCAGGCGGACGACGGAGGGAACCCGAGCCCGGGGGCATCCGTCCCATCGTCGAGAAACATCCGGAAGGGTATCCGTGGGTCAGACGCAGTGAAGGGCGGAGGTGGCACCGGCACATGA
- a CDS encoding 2'-5' RNA ligase family protein, whose product MENFFERVTTRRHPWPPGRRDLHWHLLPPPDARDQLGEPYQALTHQPGLEPVPPEWLHVTVLHAGPQRDASQQEITEMTARVREAVARTGPVTLTFARPAIGTVAIERAARPGTPARRLWDVTWTATTDVVGQRWPLQPTTYYPHVSLAYAGERAQHADRGTLKQRLADIDGGEVTLTFDTLALVSQWHDGRHIVWEHLADVPLPRRTAGSSRT is encoded by the coding sequence ATGGAGAACTTCTTCGAACGCGTCACCACCCGACGCCACCCATGGCCGCCCGGTCGGCGCGACCTCCACTGGCACCTGCTGCCCCCGCCCGACGCGCGCGACCAGCTTGGCGAGCCGTACCAGGCGTTGACCCATCAGCCCGGCCTGGAACCGGTACCTCCTGAGTGGCTGCACGTCACCGTCCTGCACGCCGGCCCTCAGCGCGACGCGTCCCAGCAGGAGATCACAGAGATGACCGCGCGGGTCCGCGAGGCCGTCGCCAGAACGGGCCCGGTGACGCTCACCTTCGCCCGCCCGGCGATTGGCACCGTGGCGATCGAGCGTGCCGCCCGCCCTGGCACCCCGGCCCGCCGCCTGTGGGACGTGACATGGACGGCGACAACGGACGTGGTCGGCCAGCGCTGGCCGCTCCAGCCGACAACGTACTACCCCCACGTCTCGCTCGCGTACGCCGGAGAGCGAGCCCAGCACGCCGACCGCGGCACCCTCAAGCAGCGCCTCGCCGACATCGACGGCGGCGAGGTGACGTTGACCTTCGACACCCTGGCACTGGTCTCCCAGTGGCACGACGGCCGCCATATCGTCTGGGAACACCTCGCCGACGTCCCCCTACCGCGCCGGACGGCCGGCAGCAGCCGTACGTAG
- a CDS encoding GNAT family N-acetyltransferase, which translates to MGRQLVPLTLDNLPDLPKRCRGCVFWELDPVNGEAAVKTGRPDLEKEAWISAVLLEWGSCGRVVYVDEVPVGFVLYAPPAYVPRSVNFPTSPVSPDAVQLMTAWLMPGFQGQGLGRVIVQTVAKDVLRRGFKAIEAFGDARWKEPACVLPAEHLLAVGFKTVRPHHAYPRLRLDLRSTVSWKEDVERALDQLLGAVQKEPALRPL; encoded by the coding sequence ATGGGGCGTCAGCTTGTTCCGCTCACTCTGGACAACCTCCCGGATCTGCCCAAGCGTTGCCGGGGGTGCGTCTTCTGGGAGCTGGACCCGGTCAACGGCGAGGCCGCCGTCAAGACGGGCCGTCCGGATCTGGAGAAGGAAGCCTGGATCTCGGCGGTGCTGCTGGAGTGGGGCTCGTGCGGACGGGTCGTCTACGTCGACGAGGTGCCGGTCGGCTTCGTGCTGTACGCGCCGCCCGCCTATGTGCCGCGCTCCGTGAACTTCCCCACCAGCCCCGTGTCCCCGGACGCGGTGCAGCTGATGACCGCCTGGCTGATGCCGGGCTTCCAGGGCCAAGGGCTGGGGCGCGTGATCGTACAGACCGTCGCCAAGGACGTGCTGCGACGCGGCTTCAAGGCCATCGAGGCGTTCGGAGACGCGCGGTGGAAGGAGCCGGCGTGCGTGCTCCCGGCCGAGCACCTGCTGGCGGTGGGCTTCAAGACCGTACGGCCGCACCACGCGTATCCGAGACTGCGGCTGGACCTGCGCTCGACGGTCTCCTGGAAGGAAGACGTCGAGCGGGCGCTGGACCAGCTGCTCGGCGCGGTGCAGAAGGAGCCGGCGCTCCGGCCGCTGTGA
- a CDS encoding protein kinase family protein: MCIRDRCSSSGAAPAAPLELHSGHKLAKRYRLEECVTRLDGFSSWRAVDEKLRRAVGVHVLPSDHPRARPVLAAARSAALLGDPRFVQVLDAVEDSDLVYVVHEWLPDATPLTEVLAAAPLPAHEAYQLVSQLAQALTAAHREGLAHLRLTPASVLRTGSGQYRIRGLAVSAALRGTTSEHPQRADTEAIGALLYAALTQRWPYEQDAYGLPGVGSLAKGPLVAPEQVRAGVHRGLSELAMRALVNDGATASRQEQPCATPDELRTAVAALPRIRPPESSFVAPRPYQRTTQQHGVYAPGQGAGGGVPGVPGVPGGPGAMPPAEKPPTLPGRTGKILKWGVSALLIAALGLGSWQVADTLMNGDTPADNGPGNSGQESDQEPVGNTPIKIVDAKDFDPAGDGSENPETVQDAFDGDPDSFWYTRNYYGQPDFGNLKPGVGLVLDLGKAQPVESVKVRFQGQTSAELLAAPQGTTTMPTAYSGFRKLTEHTGQSLGYEAEKPVTTRYVLVWLTELPLATDGNYRGRITEVSVSG, from the coding sequence ATGTGTATAAGGGACAGGTGCAGTTCGAGTGGCGCGGCACCCGCCGCGCCACTCGAACTGCACAGCGGCCACAAGCTCGCCAAGCGGTACCGCCTGGAGGAGTGCGTCACCCGGCTGGACGGCTTCAGCAGCTGGCGTGCCGTCGACGAGAAGCTGCGCCGCGCGGTCGGCGTCCACGTGCTCCCCTCCGACCATCCGCGCGCCCGCCCCGTCCTCGCCGCCGCGCGCTCGGCGGCGCTGCTCGGCGACCCCCGTTTCGTACAGGTCCTGGACGCCGTCGAGGACAGCGACCTCGTCTACGTCGTCCACGAGTGGCTCCCCGACGCCACCCCGCTCACCGAAGTGCTCGCCGCCGCCCCGCTGCCCGCCCACGAGGCGTACCAGCTCGTCTCCCAGCTCGCCCAGGCGCTGACCGCCGCGCACCGCGAGGGCCTGGCCCATCTGCGGCTCACGCCCGCGTCCGTCCTGCGCACCGGCTCCGGCCAGTACCGCATCCGCGGCCTCGCCGTGAGCGCCGCGCTGCGCGGCACCACCAGCGAGCACCCGCAGCGCGCCGACACGGAGGCGATCGGCGCCCTGCTGTACGCCGCGCTCACCCAGCGCTGGCCGTACGAGCAGGACGCGTACGGCCTCCCCGGCGTCGGCAGCCTCGCCAAAGGCCCGCTCGTCGCCCCCGAGCAGGTGCGCGCCGGCGTCCACCGCGGGCTGTCGGAGCTGGCGATGCGCGCCCTCGTCAACGACGGCGCCACGGCCTCCCGCCAGGAGCAGCCCTGCGCCACCCCCGACGAGCTCCGTACGGCCGTCGCCGCCCTGCCCCGTATCCGCCCGCCGGAGTCCAGCTTCGTCGCGCCCCGCCCGTACCAGCGCACCACGCAGCAGCACGGTGTGTACGCGCCCGGGCAGGGCGCCGGGGGCGGTGTTCCCGGTGTTCCCGGCGTTCCGGGCGGGCCTGGGGCGATGCCCCCGGCGGAGAAGCCGCCCACGCTGCCCGGACGCACCGGCAAGATCCTGAAGTGGGGCGTCTCCGCGCTGCTCATCGCCGCGCTCGGGCTGGGCAGCTGGCAGGTCGCCGACACCCTGATGAACGGCGACACACCCGCCGACAACGGCCCCGGGAACTCGGGCCAGGAGTCCGATCAGGAGCCGGTGGGCAACACCCCCATCAAGATCGTCGACGCCAAGGACTTCGACCCGGCGGGCGACGGCTCGGAGAACCCGGAGACCGTCCAGGACGCCTTCGACGGCGACCCCGACTCGTTCTGGTACACGCGGAACTACTACGGCCAGCCCGACTTCGGCAATCTCAAGCCCGGCGTCGGCCTGGTCCTGGACCTCGGCAAAGCCCAGCCCGTCGAGAGCGTGAAAGTCCGCTTCCAGGGCCAGACGTCCGCCGAACTGCTCGCCGCACCGCAGGGCACGACCACCATGCCGACCGCGTACAGCGGGTTCCGTAAGCTCACCGAGCACACCGGCCAGAGCCTCGGGTACGAGGCCGAGAAGCCGGTCACCACGCGGTACGTTCTGGTGTGGCTCACAGAGCTCCCGCTGGCGACCGACGGGAACTACCGTGGCCGGATCACGGAGGTCAGCGTCTCCGGCTGA
- the trxA gene encoding thioredoxin: MAGATVTATDATFDEVVLKSDKPVLVDFWAAWCGPCRQIAPSLEAIAEEHSDALTVVKLNIDENPAVAAKYGIMSIPTMNVYKGGEVVKTIVGAKPKAAIERDLSDFIG; the protein is encoded by the coding sequence ATGGCCGGTGCCACCGTGACCGCGACCGACGCCACCTTCGACGAGGTCGTCCTGAAGAGCGACAAGCCCGTGCTGGTCGACTTCTGGGCGGCCTGGTGCGGCCCTTGCCGTCAGATCGCGCCGTCGCTCGAGGCCATCGCCGAGGAGCACAGCGACGCGCTGACGGTCGTCAAGCTCAACATCGACGAGAACCCCGCCGTGGCCGCCAAGTACGGGATCATGTCCATCCCGACGATGAACGTCTACAAGGGCGGCGAGGTCGTCAAGACCATCGTCGGCGCGAAGCCGAAGGCCGCCATCGAGCGCGACCTGTCGGACTTCATCGGCTGA
- a CDS encoding anti-sigma factor family protein, whose product MTSPPFPSGTDEHPEVAEISALAEGQLTPERGAAVRAHLADCALCTDVRASLDDIRGLLGTLPGPPRMPEDVASRIDAALAAEALLNATAPDEDAADADAGDRRHTDDVSRGTEPSESGDADRGTPADVSRGTEPLEDNPRTPGRATPAVPEVSRETGAGRRGGGGERPPGRSHAATGPGRRRTPRRWRTALLATAGAMAALGLGAVIVQGISDPSSNTAGTADRSTSREAPESGQDSGDGGDRATDALGKRVRALLGQGDGAGKEPTAPKVETNQSPGDEDSPLQGDGATSVPSCVREGIGRAEAPLAVDPAAQYRGSTAYLVVLPHVGDSRFVDAYVVDPDCVAASAEGRPGEVLTKRTYARD is encoded by the coding sequence ATGACATCCCCTCCTTTTCCGTCGGGCACGGACGAGCACCCGGAGGTCGCCGAGATCTCCGCGCTCGCCGAGGGCCAGCTGACCCCGGAACGGGGCGCGGCCGTACGCGCCCACCTCGCGGACTGCGCGCTGTGCACCGACGTACGGGCCTCGCTGGACGACATCCGCGGTCTGCTGGGCACCCTGCCGGGGCCGCCCCGTATGCCGGAGGACGTGGCGAGTCGCATCGACGCCGCGCTGGCGGCGGAGGCGCTGCTGAACGCGACGGCACCGGACGAGGACGCGGCGGACGCGGACGCGGGGGACCGGCGCCACACGGACGATGTTTCACGTGGAACCGAGCCCTCGGAGAGCGGGGACGCCGACCGGGGAACTCCGGCCGATGTTTCACGTGGAACCGAGCCCTTGGAGGACAACCCCCGAACCCCCGGCCGGGCAACCCCCGCCGTGCCCGAGGTTTCACGTGAAACCGGCGCCGGGCGGCGGGGAGGTGGGGGTGAGCGGCCCCCGGGGCGGTCGCACGCGGCCACCGGTCCCGGGCGGCGGCGTACGCCGCGCCGCTGGCGTACGGCGCTGCTCGCCACCGCCGGCGCGATGGCCGCGCTCGGCCTCGGTGCGGTCATCGTCCAGGGGATCTCCGACCCGTCCTCCAACACCGCAGGCACCGCCGACCGCAGCACCTCCCGGGAGGCGCCGGAGAGTGGCCAGGACAGCGGCGACGGCGGTGACCGTGCCACCGACGCGCTCGGCAAGCGCGTACGGGCCCTCCTCGGCCAGGGCGACGGGGCCGGCAAGGAGCCCACCGCGCCGAAGGTCGAGACGAACCAGAGCCCCGGCGACGAGGACTCGCCCCTCCAGGGCGACGGAGCCACCTCCGTGCCCAGCTGCGTACGGGAGGGCATCGGGCGCGCCGAGGCGCCCCTCGCCGTCGATCCCGCCGCGCAGTACCGGGGCAGCACGGCGTATCTGGTGGTCCTGCCGCACGTCGGCGACTCCCGCTTCGTGGACGCGTACGTCGTCGACCCCGACTGTGTGGCCGCCTCCGCGGAGGGGCGGCCGGGCGAGGTGCTGACGAAGCGCACGTACGCGCGCGACTGA
- a CDS encoding RNA ligase family protein, with amino-acid sequence MLHPPVTVALARRTDLLPAVPGWAFEPKFDGHRMVLFRFAEGEAPPGAVAEVVLQSRTGRVVTGRYPDLAEAAAAILPPGTVLDGEAVVILGGRTDFGAVQSRAASSPARAARLARELPATFAAFDVLAVDGRDLRGAPYRERRARLVGLLAAARPPLQVVPVVLEVEAAAAMFDQLAAVGLEGVVCKRLDGRYRCGARDWLKVKHDRPRT; translated from the coding sequence GACTTGCTGCCGGCCGTCCCGGGGTGGGCATTCGAGCCGAAGTTCGACGGCCACAGGATGGTGCTCTTCCGGTTCGCGGAGGGGGAGGCGCCGCCGGGGGCCGTTGCCGAGGTGGTGCTGCAGTCCCGTACGGGCCGGGTCGTGACCGGCCGCTACCCGGACCTCGCCGAGGCGGCGGCCGCGATACTGCCGCCCGGCACGGTCCTGGACGGCGAAGCCGTCGTGATCCTGGGCGGTCGTACGGACTTCGGCGCGGTGCAGTCCCGCGCGGCCTCCAGCCCGGCCCGCGCCGCCCGCCTCGCCCGTGAACTGCCCGCGACGTTCGCGGCGTTCGACGTGCTCGCCGTCGACGGCCGCGACCTCCGGGGCGCGCCCTACCGGGAGCGGCGGGCCCGCCTGGTCGGGCTGCTGGCGGCCGCGCGGCCGCCGCTTCAGGTGGTGCCCGTCGTCCTGGAGGTGGAGGCGGCGGCCGCGATGTTCGACCAGCTGGCGGCCGTGGGCCTCGAGGGCGTGGTGTGCAAGCGGCTCGACGGGCGGTACCGGTGCGGCGCCCGCGACTGGCTCAAGGTCAAACACGACCGCCCCCGAACCTGA
- a CDS encoding helicase associated domain-containing protein, giving the protein MGVPLLRFTRPRDPAAIARWLRTRVLRPDSEVWLSGYEALRLWVETRGDAHVPVGAVIDPAGDDGVGREPYPVGQWTSEQRRAFKDGTLPPHRYELLNELGMIWNVADAKFQNGLAAARRYYVEFGTLCAPRNAVVDDFALGQFLENLRKGVMVLTEAREAALCAVDPYWNPPWPVSWQRRYAALAYLLAGETGVAADEVQPGLRVHGVDVGAWLRQQLAQWAELADGQRQLLQELGVQPPAPAAEPDTARGAAGPVVPGLAGMSSFERGVAAVRQYLNREGHLTIPRRHEELLHPAQADGTPLENAAPVTTKPGVFLSNTKSRRTKLTPAQRAALADLGLDWAK; this is encoded by the coding sequence GTGGGGGTGCCGTTGCTGCGGTTCACCCGGCCTCGTGATCCGGCCGCCATCGCCCGCTGGCTGCGTACCCGCGTTCTCCGGCCCGACAGCGAGGTCTGGCTGAGCGGCTACGAGGCCCTCCGGCTGTGGGTCGAGACCCGTGGGGACGCGCACGTGCCCGTTGGTGCCGTCATCGACCCCGCCGGCGACGACGGGGTCGGCCGTGAGCCGTACCCGGTCGGGCAGTGGACGAGCGAGCAGCGCAGGGCCTTCAAGGACGGGACGCTGCCCCCGCACCGTTATGAGCTGTTGAACGAACTCGGCATGATCTGGAATGTCGCCGACGCGAAATTCCAGAATGGCCTTGCGGCCGCCCGTAGGTATTACGTGGAATTCGGCACTCTGTGCGCGCCCCGCAACGCGGTTGTCGATGATTTCGCGTTGGGGCAGTTCCTGGAGAACCTCCGGAAAGGCGTCATGGTGCTCACCGAAGCACGGGAGGCCGCACTGTGCGCCGTCGATCCGTACTGGAACCCGCCCTGGCCGGTCTCGTGGCAGCGCCGGTACGCCGCCCTCGCCTACCTCCTGGCGGGTGAGACCGGCGTGGCGGCCGACGAAGTACAGCCGGGCCTGCGGGTCCACGGCGTCGACGTAGGGGCGTGGCTGCGGCAGCAACTCGCCCAATGGGCAGAACTCGCCGACGGACAGCGCCAGCTGCTCCAGGAGCTCGGCGTCCAGCCGCCGGCACCCGCCGCCGAGCCCGACACGGCCCGTGGCGCGGCCGGACCCGTCGTGCCCGGCCTGGCGGGCATGAGCTCCTTCGAACGGGGCGTCGCCGCCGTACGCCAGTACCTCAACCGCGAAGGCCACCTGACCATCCCCCGCCGGCACGAAGAACTCCTCCACCCCGCCCAAGCGGACGGCACGCCCCTCGAGAACGCCGCCCCGGTGACCACCAAGCCCGGCGTGTTCCTCTCCAACACCAAAAGCCGCCGCACCAAGCTCACACCCGCCCAGCGCGCAGCCCTCGCCGACCTCGGACTCGACTGGGCCAAATGA
- the trxB gene encoding thioredoxin-disulfide reductase, protein MSDVRNVIIIGSGPAGYTAALYTARASLKPLVFEGSVTAGGALMNTTEVENYPGFRDGILGPDLMDQMRAQAERFGAELVADDVTAVDLSGEIKTVTDSVGTVHRARTVIVSTGSQHRKLNLPREDELSGRGVSYCATCDGFFFRDQDIAVVGGGDTAMEEATFLSRFAKSVTIVHRRDALRASKAMQERAFADPKIGFAWNSEVAEIHDKDGKLSALTLRDTQTGETSELAVTGLFVAIGHDPRTELFEGVLEFDEEGYLTVDSPSTRTKIPGVFAAGDVVDHTYRQAITAAGTGCAAALDAERYLAALTDGTSSPEALPEPEKAAAV, encoded by the coding sequence GTGAGCGACGTCCGTAACGTGATCATCATCGGTTCGGGGCCCGCGGGCTACACCGCCGCGCTTTACACCGCCCGCGCGTCGCTGAAGCCCCTGGTCTTCGAGGGCTCGGTCACCGCGGGTGGCGCGCTCATGAACACCACCGAGGTGGAGAACTACCCCGGTTTCCGCGACGGCATCCTCGGCCCTGACCTGATGGACCAGATGCGCGCCCAGGCAGAGCGCTTCGGAGCGGAGCTCGTCGCCGACGATGTCACCGCCGTCGACCTCTCCGGGGAGATCAAGACCGTCACCGACTCCGTCGGGACCGTGCACCGCGCCCGTACGGTGATCGTCTCCACCGGCTCCCAGCACCGCAAGCTGAATCTGCCGCGTGAGGACGAGCTGTCCGGCCGCGGGGTGTCGTACTGCGCCACGTGCGACGGCTTCTTCTTCCGCGACCAGGACATCGCCGTGGTCGGCGGTGGCGACACCGCGATGGAGGAGGCGACCTTCCTCTCCCGGTTCGCCAAGTCCGTCACGATCGTCCACCGCCGGGACGCTCTGCGCGCCTCGAAGGCGATGCAGGAGCGTGCCTTCGCCGACCCGAAGATCGGTTTCGCGTGGAACAGCGAGGTCGCTGAGATCCACGACAAGGACGGGAAGCTGTCCGCTCTGACGCTGCGCGACACGCAGACGGGAGAGACCTCCGAGCTGGCGGTCACCGGCCTGTTCGTGGCGATCGGGCACGACCCGCGCACCGAACTCTTCGAGGGCGTCCTCGAGTTCGACGAGGAGGGGTACCTCACCGTCGACTCCCCCTCGACCCGTACGAAGATCCCCGGCGTCTTCGCGGCCGGCGACGTCGTCGACCACACCTACCGGCAGGCCATCACCGCCGCAGGCACCGGCTGTGCCGCCGCGCTGGACGCCGAGCGCTATCTCGCCGCCCTGACCGACGGTACGTCTTCGCCCGAGGCGCTGCCCGAGCCCGAGAAGGCCGCGGCCGTCTGA
- a CDS encoding AlbA family DNA-binding domain-containing protein, translating to MARIWTRLHEYLGVPPGRLTFDMVRRATAGKLAETDDLDWKQVLPRTPENGQWNELAKDVAAMANTRGGLIIYGVTDTIDLVGIDPEAVAIQQYEQWIRNHVQPYLPDLEIYPLTDDSTSTSDGARTVLVVDVPASEMAPHFVYGTAQRDKEQMAAVVPYRASDQTAWMPEHQIERAYRDRFARIGRAEEELQHHLELTVQHIAAQTEVPSAWFVAAARPQRPLPRSVRTLDRNDACEVLRKALDRAAAMFPGSAPTDGVLSGMSADVRENPRPGLRRWVCSTLERDRGPEFITELHDDGVVVMAGNVSWVRGRDDLPARGADLTVPEWLVMACCRDFVATVQELQRALRLDSAQQLTASIVAPHGPRALAPTTYDSTFHREGTPPYARRPHTVQAVHTVLSPASEDQEGQTRVTELHTDLMNQFGLAGLG from the coding sequence ATGGCGCGCATATGGACGAGACTGCACGAATACCTCGGGGTTCCTCCCGGAAGGCTCACCTTCGACATGGTCCGCCGGGCGACGGCGGGCAAGCTGGCGGAGACGGACGATCTGGACTGGAAGCAGGTTCTCCCGCGCACGCCGGAGAACGGGCAGTGGAACGAACTCGCCAAGGACGTCGCCGCCATGGCCAACACCCGCGGCGGCCTGATCATCTACGGCGTCACGGATACCATCGACCTCGTCGGCATCGACCCGGAAGCTGTCGCCATCCAGCAGTACGAGCAGTGGATCCGCAACCACGTCCAGCCCTACCTGCCGGATCTGGAGATCTACCCGCTGACCGACGACAGCACCAGCACCTCTGACGGCGCCAGGACTGTTCTGGTCGTCGACGTACCGGCCAGCGAGATGGCACCGCACTTCGTCTACGGCACCGCGCAGCGGGACAAGGAGCAGATGGCCGCCGTCGTCCCCTATCGGGCCAGCGATCAGACTGCCTGGATGCCGGAGCACCAGATCGAACGGGCCTACCGCGATCGCTTCGCCCGCATCGGCCGGGCCGAGGAAGAACTCCAGCACCACCTCGAGTTGACCGTCCAGCACATCGCCGCTCAGACCGAGGTGCCCTCGGCGTGGTTCGTCGCTGCCGCCCGGCCCCAACGCCCCCTGCCCCGCAGCGTACGCACGCTGGACCGGAACGACGCCTGCGAGGTTCTCCGAAAGGCCCTGGACAGGGCCGCAGCGATGTTCCCCGGGTCCGCGCCGACCGACGGGGTGCTGAGCGGGATGAGCGCGGATGTGCGAGAGAATCCGCGCCCGGGACTGCGCCGCTGGGTGTGCAGCACCCTGGAACGGGACCGGGGCCCGGAGTTCATTACCGAACTGCATGACGACGGTGTCGTGGTGATGGCCGGCAACGTGTCGTGGGTCCGAGGCCGGGATGATCTGCCCGCTCGGGGCGCCGACCTCACCGTGCCGGAGTGGCTGGTGATGGCGTGCTGCCGTGACTTCGTCGCGACGGTCCAGGAGCTGCAGCGCGCTTTGCGCCTGGACAGCGCCCAGCAGCTCACTGCGTCGATCGTCGCCCCTCACGGTCCCAGAGCTCTGGCGCCCACCACCTACGACTCCACGTTCCATCGCGAAGGCACACCGCCGTACGCCCGCCGGCCTCACACCGTCCAGGCCGTCCACACTGTCCTGTCGCCGGCCTCCGAGGACCAGGAGGGGCAGACCCGAGTCACGGAGCTTCACACCGACCTGATGAACCAGTTCGGGCTGGCCGGATTGGGATGA
- a CDS encoding ParB/RepB/Spo0J family partition protein: MSDRRRGLGRGLGALIPAAPKSSDDADAGAANGRASTSPSSVPVLTPERGVAAAKVTTLPDSGASNGVSRETAAAQPGREPDAPSSDGARPDPEVLAESEPGAHFAELPLDSITPNPRQPREVFDEDALAELVASIKEVGLLQPVVVRQLAPGRYELIMGERRWRACREAGLDAIPAIVRATDDEKLLLDALLENLHRAQLNPLEEAAAYDQLLKDFNCTHDQLADRIGRSRPQVSNTLRLLRLSPSVQRRVAAGVLSAGHARALLSVEDGEEQDRLAHRIVAEGLSVRAVEEIVTLLNSGPKSTPKPKGPRAGKRVSPALDQLAGRLSDRFETRVKVDLGQKKGKLVVEFASIEDLDRILGQLAPGEGRVFEQQLSAEAAEAEQGAEQDGAGDDDGDGAEE, translated from the coding sequence GTGAGCGATCGACGTAGGGGGCTGGGCCGAGGGCTCGGTGCACTGATCCCTGCCGCACCGAAGTCGTCGGACGACGCCGACGCCGGCGCCGCGAATGGGCGGGCCTCCACCTCGCCGTCGTCGGTGCCGGTGCTGACACCGGAGCGGGGCGTGGCGGCGGCCAAGGTCACCACGCTGCCGGACAGCGGTGCCTCGAACGGCGTTTCACGTGAAACCGCGGCGGCGCAGCCGGGCCGCGAGCCGGACGCGCCGTCGTCCGACGGGGCGCGACCGGATCCCGAGGTGCTCGCGGAGAGCGAGCCGGGCGCGCACTTCGCGGAGCTGCCGCTCGACTCGATCACGCCCAACCCGCGGCAGCCGCGCGAGGTGTTCGACGAGGACGCGCTCGCCGAGCTGGTCGCCTCCATCAAGGAGGTCGGGCTCCTCCAGCCGGTCGTGGTACGGCAGTTGGCGCCGGGCCGCTACGAGCTGATCATGGGCGAGCGGCGCTGGCGCGCCTGCCGTGAGGCCGGACTGGACGCGATCCCGGCGATCGTACGGGCCACGGACGACGAGAAGCTCCTCCTGGATGCGCTGCTGGAGAACCTGCACCGGGCGCAGCTGAACCCGTTGGAGGAGGCGGCGGCGTACGACCAGCTGCTGAAGGACTTCAACTGCACGCACGACCAGCTGGCCGACCGCATTGGACGGTCCCGTCCGCAGGTGTCCAACACGCTGCGGCTGCTGCGCCTCTCTCCCTCGGTGCAGCGGCGGGTCGCCGCCGGAGTGCTGTCGGCCGGGCACGCGCGGGCGCTGCTGTCGGTGGAGGACGGCGAGGAGCAGGACCGCCTCGCGCACCGCATCGTCGCGGAGGGGCTGTCCGTACGGGCGGTCGAGGAGATCGTGACACTCCTGAACTCCGGCCCGAAGAGCACGCCGAAGCCGAAGGGGCCGCGGGCGGGCAAGCGCGTGTCCCCGGCACTCGATCAGCTGGCGGGCCGGCTGTCGGACCGCTTCGAGACGCGGGTGAAGGTCGATCTGGGCCAGAAGAAGGGGAAGCTCGTCGTCGAGTTCGCCTCGATAGAGGATCTGGACCGGATCCTGGGCCAGCTGGCGCCGGGCGAGGGCCGCGTCTTCGAGCAGCAGCTGTCGGCTGAGGCGGCCGAGGCGGAACAGGGCGCGGAGCAGGACGGGGCCGGAGACGACGACGGGGACGGCGCCGAGGAATAG